The following are from one region of the Salvia hispanica cultivar TCC Black 2014 chromosome 1, UniMelb_Shisp_WGS_1.0, whole genome shotgun sequence genome:
- the LOC125192878 gene encoding ammonium transporter 2 member 3-like: MSTTNYTSLPSGLVSDVASPDWLNKGDNAWQMTSAAMVGLQSVPGLVILYGSMVKKKWAVNSAFMALYAFAAVLLCWVLWAYEMSFGTKKVPFLGKPDAKGTAESYLLSRNELGGFIPTADYVFYQFAFAAITVILLGGSLLGRMNFYAWMMFVPLWTTLSYAVGAHTIWGKGFLTGRIIDYAGGYVIHLSSGVAGLTAAYWVGPRHREDRQHFPPNNIINMLGGAGFLWMGWTGFNGGAPLAASKITSLAVLNTHVCTATSILVWLSLDVAVYLKSSVVGAVQGMMTGLVCITPAAGIVDTWAAIIMGILSGLIPWYTMMVLHKKSAFLQKVDDTLGVFHTHAVAGLLGGLLSGLFAKPDLLAMFYNRDHPGPGFLYGVFNHKFNNGLRQMGFQVLGALFITVWNVVVTSLICIVISRIVPLRMDEDGLEIGDDAAHGEEAYALWGDGERQPIPLRFRMTPKMPSFCTRSVTNR; the protein is encoded by the exons atgtccaCGACTAATTACACATCCCTCCCAAGCGGCCTAGTCTCCGACGTGGCGTCGCCCGATTGGCTAAACAAGGGCGACAACGCATGGCAGATGACCTCGGCCGCGATGGTGGGCCTCCAGAGCGTCCCGGGCCTCGTGATCCTGTACGGGAGCATGGTCAAGAAGAAGTGGGCCGTGAACTCGGCGTTCATGGCCCTGTACGCCTTCGCGGCCGTGCTCCTCTGCTGGGTCCTCTGGGCCTACGAGATGTCGTTCGGGACCAAAAAGGTCCCTTTTTTGGGGAAGCCGGACGCGAAGGGCACGGCCGAGAGTTATCTCCTGAGCCGGAACGAGCTCGGGGGGTTCATTCCGACCGCGGACTATGTTTTCTATCAATTTGCGTTTGCGGCCATCACGGTGATACTTCTTGGAGGGTCGTTGCTTGGGAGGATGAATTTCTATGCGTGGATGATGTTCGTGCCGCTGTGGACGACGCTATCGTATGCCGTGGGTGCGCACACGATTTGGGGGAAGGGATTCTTGACGGGTAGGATTATTGACTATGCTGGGGGTTATGTTATTCATCTGTCTTCAGGAGTGGCTGGTTTGACTGCGGCTTATTGg GTGGGGCCAAGGCATAGGGAGGACAGGCAGCATTTCCCGCCTAACAACATTATAAACATGCTTGGTGGCGCTGGGTTTCTGTGGATGGGTTGGACCGGCTTCAACGGCGGAGCGCCGCTCGCAGCGAGCAAAATCACTTCGCTGGCGGTGCTGAACACCCACGTCTGCACCGCCACGAGCATCCTCGTGTGGCTGTCGCTCGACGTGGCCGTATACCTCAAGAGCTCCGTCGTCGGAGCCGTGCAGGGGATGATGACCGGCCTTGTTTGCATCACTCCCGCCGCCG GAATTGTGGATACATGGGCCGCAATTATAATGGGAATCCTATCGGGCCTAATTCCTTGGTACACAATGATGGTTTTACACAAAAAATCAGCCTTCCTCCAAAAAGTAGACGACACGCTCGGAGTTTTCCACACCCACGCAGTTGCGGGCCTGCTCGGTGGGCTTCTCTCCGGCCTTTTCGCTAAGCCCGATCTCCTCGCTATGTTCTACAATCGAGATCATCCTGGCCCGGGCTTCTTGTACGGAGTATTCAACCACAAATTCAATAACGGGCTTCGCCAAATGGGCTTCCAAGTTCTAGGAGCCCTTTTTATAACGGTTTGGAACGTGGTGGTAACAAGCTTGATATGTATAGTGATAAGTAGAATCGTCCCTCTTCGAATGGACGAAGACGGGCTCGAAATTGGAGACGACGCGGCACACGGAGAGGAAGCGTACGCGCTATGGGGTGATGGGGAGAGACAACCTATCCCTCTTCGATTTCGTATGACTCCTAAAATGCCATCATTTTGTACACGGTCAGTTACAAATCGTTAg